In a genomic window of Brassica rapa cultivar Chiifu-401-42 chromosome A10, CAAS_Brap_v3.01, whole genome shotgun sequence:
- the LOC103845757 gene encoding protein SMG7: MMTLQMDKNTASSPRERAKSIFDKTVELEIKRRKAAQARNPSDPNLWQQIRENYEAIVLEDHTFSEEHNIEFTLWQLHYKRIEDFRSHINALLASSNSNAQNSKGPSMADRVANIKLQFRTFLSEATGFYHEMILKIRSKYGLPLGYFSESQDSQNLADKDGKKFAEVQKGLVSCHRCLIYLGDLARYKGLYGEGDSKNREHAAASSYYLQAASLLPGSGNPHHQLAIIASYSGDEFAATYRYFRSLAVETPFPTARDNLIVAFEKNRLSYAQLFAAPKDSPRRPTGKRRGKGQDNSSKKDADVVAAPEKDKATSADEKLKAFCVRFVRLNGILFTRTSLETFSDVLASTSSSLRDLISSSLKEEMSFGKDTSDSALFIVRLVTILIFSVANSKKEKEGQSYAEIVNRVELARNSLTASFELLGHVIEQCAQLSDPSSSYFLPGVLVFVEWLACCPDVAMGSDPDERRTAVRSSFWNQCVVFFNQILSLGPIYIDDVEDESCFSNMSMYDERETENRLALWEDYELRGFLPLLPAQSILDFSRRHSFGTESPKEKKARIKRILAAGKALTSVIKVDQSHVYFDSKKKKFLVGSEPSDDLLDSHSSPAEADNALQDNQGMMNHITPVTQLYQQIHLGEEDDDEEIVFKPLVTEKRKGASDQIYVPNGGGFKNPDQVATVGDFKALSVSDAAFHENLLLQARGNASIQLPASVGSNLLAHLLPSTQSQGVQLQQVQTQAVHPQPSQSLASARLQPMQSPVAQQSQAALLQQLQSRAMHFQHPQGQVPHVSLAQSQPASLGVSKWLPEEAANSLSGFAQMGNGHVMRNEMQGNHGVSYYPAHSLPIHQSFNVNGMAGMPYSQSRTPEAMLPPIIDTFSSSGIISNGLGVQSSLARKSPIGRASKHLGPPPGFNSVPSKLQKEPTPGPDMSGSTLPADDYSWLDGYQGQSHQGTGFNSSLNYGSSGKPEHMGTSNGLNGPANFPFPGKQAPASQVQAKFPYFQHPQEDNFVNGNDQSAQLPQQYPGHPSWSGHRFV; this comes from the exons ATGATGACTTTGCAGATGGATAAGAATACTGCTTCCTCCCCAAGGGAGCGAGCCAAGTCCATATTCGATAAG ACTGTTGAGTTAGAAATCAAGCGTAGGAAGGCTGCTCAGGCTCGGAATCCTTCTGACCCGAACCTGTGGCAGCAAATTCGTGAGAACTATGAAGCAATCGTTCTTGAAGATCACACATTTTCTGAGGAGCACAACATTGAGTTTACTCTGTGGCAGCTGCATTACAAACGGATTGAAGACTTTAGATCACACATCAATGCTCTCCTGGCTTCTAGTAACTCGAATGCTCAAAATTCAAAGGGTCCATCTATGGCTGACCGGGTCGCAAATATCAAGCTCCAGTTCAGAACTTTCCTTTCAGAGGCAACTGGGTTTTACCATGAAATGATCTTAAAAATTAGATCAAAGTATGGGCTTCCCTTGGGTTATTTTTCGGAGAGTCAAGATAGTCAAAATTTGGCTGATAAGGATGGAAAGAAGTTTGCAGAAGTTCAAAAAGGCTTGGTATCTTGTCACCGTTGCTTAATATACCTTGGTGATCTTGCTCGGTATAAAGGATTGTATGGAGAGGGGGATTCCAAGAACCGTGAGCATGCTGCTGCCTCGAGTTACTATTTGCAAGCAGCTTCTCTATTGCCAGGCAGTGGAAACCCACATCATCAG CTTGCTATAATTGCTTCCTATTCCGGGGATGAGTTTGCAGCAACATATCGTTATTTCCGGAGTTTGGCTGTGGAGACTCCTTTCCCAACTGCCCGTGACAACTTGATTGTTGCTTTTGAAAAG AATCGTCTGAGTTATGCCCAATTGTTTGCGGCTCCCAAAGACTCACCTAGAAGGCCCACTGGTAAAAGAAGAGGTAAAGGCCAAGATAATTCATCGAAGAAAGATGCGGACGTGGTAGCTGCTCCTGAGAAGGATAAAGCAACTAGTGCAGATGAGAAGCTCAAAGCATTCTGCGTTAGATTTGTTCGTCTAAACGGGATTCTTTTTACCAGAAcaag CCTGGAGACATTCTCAGATGTTCTTGCTTCCACAAGCAGCAGTCTACGAGATCTGATTTCTTCGAGCTTAAAGGAAGAGATGAGTTTTGGTAAAGACACCAGTGACAGCGCACTTTTTATTGTTAGGCTCGTGACCATTCTTATATTTAGCGTCGCTAACTCGAAGAAAGAAAAGGAAGGTCAGTCATATGCAGAAATTGTGAATCGTGTGGAGCTCGCGAGAAACTCCTTAACAGCAAGTTTTGAGTTACTTGGGCACGTAATAGAGCAGTGTGCGCAACTGAGTGATCCTTCGTCAAGTTACTTCTTGCCTGGTGTCTTAGTTTTTGTTGAGTGGTTGGCCTGCTGTCCTGATGTTGCAATGGGGAGTGATCCGGATGAAAGACGGACTGCTGTGAGAAGCAGCTTTTGGAACCAGTGTGTTGTCTTCTTCAACCAAATCTTGTCTCTTGGGCCTATATATATTGATGATGTTGAAGATGAGAGTTGCTTCTCGAACATGAGCATGTATGACGAAAGAGAAACTGAAAACAGACTTGCACTGTGGGAGGACTATGAGTTGAGAGGATTCTTGCCATTGCTTCCAGCTCAGTCTATTCTCGACTTTTCAAGAAGACATTCCTTTGGAACTGAGAGTCCCAAGGAAAAGAAAGCTCGTATAAAGAGGATCCTAGCAGCCGGGAAAGCATTGACCAGTGTGATCAAGGTTGATCAGAGTCATGTGTATTTTgattcaaagaagaagaaatttcTTGTTGGCTCTGAACCGTCAGATGACTTGCTGGATTCTCATTCAAGCCCAGCGGAAGCTGATAATGCGTTACAAGATAACCAAGGAATGATGAATCATATAACGCCAGTGACGCAGCTATATCAGCAGATTCATTTGGGtgaggaggatgatgatgaagaaattGTTTTCAAACCTCTGGTTACTGAGAAGAGGAAAGGGGCTTCTGACCAAATATATGTTCCTAATGGAGGAGGCTTCAAGAATCCTGATCAAGTTGCTACTGTGGGGGACTTCAAAGCTTTGAGTGTTTCAGATGCAGCTTTTCATGAAAATCTCCTTCTCCAGGCAAGAGGCAACGCAAGTATTCAACTGCCTGCATCTGTTGGTTCTAACCTTCTGGCACACCTTCTGCCGTCAACACAGTCCCAGGGTGTGCAGTTGCAACAGGTTCAGACACAGGCAGTGCATCCTCAGCCATCTCAATCGCTAGCCTCTGCACGACTTCAGCCAATGCAATCACCGGTGGCACAACAATCGCAGGCCGCACTACTTCAACAATTGCAGTCACGGGCTATGCACTTTCAACATCCTCAAGGACAGGTTCCACATGTTTCACTGGCCCAATCACAACCTGCTTCACTCGGTGTTAGCAAGTGGTTACCAGAAGAAGCTGCTAATAGCCTATCTGGTTTTGCTCAGATGGGTAACGGTCATGTGATGAGGAATGAGATGCAAGGAAATCATGGAGTCTCCTATTACCCTGCACACTCACTGCCGATCCACCAGTCTTTCAATGTCAATGGTATGGCTGGTATGCCATATTCTCAGTCACGAACACCTGAAGCTATGCTGCCACCCATAATTGATACTTTTTCATCTTCTGGAATTATTTCTAATGGCCTTGGCGTGCAATCTTCGTTAGCAAGAAAAAGTCCAATCGGTAGAGCCTCCAAGCATCTTGGCCCACCCCCTGGGTTTAACTCAGTCCCCTCTAAGCTGCAAAAGGAGCCAACACCCGGTCCGGATATGTCTGGCAGCACTCTACCGGCTGATGATTACAGCTGGTTGGATGGATACCAAGGCCAGTCTCACCAAGGCACTGGTTTCAACAGTTCTTTGAATTACGGTTCTTCTGGGAAGCCAGAACACATGGGTACCAGCAATGGACTGAATGGGCCTGCCAACTTTCCGTTCCCTGGAAAACAAGCTCCAGCGTCACAGGTCCAAGCAAAATTTCCATACTTTCAGCATCCTCAGGAAGATAACTTTGTGAACGGAAACGATCAGTCAGCTCAACTCCCCCAGCAATATCCAGGACATCCCAGTTGGTCGGGTCATCGCTTTGTGTGA
- the LOC103845758 gene encoding rho GTPase-activating protein 7 isoform X1 produces MEASLAALERPRGAASNTVYKSGPLFISSKGLGWTSWKKRWFILTRNSLVFFKNDPGSLPQKGGEVNITLGGIDLNNSGSVVVREDKKLLTVLFPDGRDGRAFTLKAETFHDLHAWKTALEQALAHAPNAALSMGHNGIFLAETNEAIEGRDKRPLKSLVVGRPILLALEDIDGSPSFLEKALQFIEKYGTKIEGILRQAADVEEVERRVQEYEQGKTEFAFDEDPHVIGDCIKHVLRELPSSPVSASCCTALLEAYRIESKEARISSLRSALAETFPEPNRRLLQRILKMMHTISSHSHENRMSPSAVAACMAPLLLRPLLAGECDLDDEFDSGEDNSAQLLAAANAANNAQAIITVLLEDYGSIFDEENIQRCSMSTESHIGNSGPDDSSDDDNNSKNEYHNAENEVEPVTDDDDNERALSGKMSESSGGTSSDLYEYKGFVADDSDIESPRETTGPIRNSNVRTDHVVRNLFINSTDQQAGEQIGGDDPTKYGGNSCLVDGGESFQSGKVLNVLNHGNTLASPGLESSSEKSVNKGTPSSVPSKRATFWGRGSARKRSTDGSFDSSGEDELAIQRLETTKNELRQRIAKEARGNAILQASLERRKQALHERRLSLEQDVSRLQEQLQAERDLRAALEVGLSMSSGQFSSHGVDSKTRAELEEIALAEADVARLKQKVAELHHQLSQQRQTNFGSFSDARDSHQYLQNHNPQKRFLQQDFDSTLAFVNHERKQRHEENILGAEWRNSKGGGSFGVGNSRQPSRKQVQEPTNMVDSKSSSGESGKMSVDKFSTTDSPSVPSTSRALDITEYPRPNHPSAAASAALVELTTRLDFFKERRSQLMEQLHSLDLNYGGSSSSSQDFIHRPSSPPWN; encoded by the exons ATGGAGGCTTCTTTAGCTGCTTTGGAGCGGCCACGAGGTGCTGCTTCCAATACG GTTTATAAGAGTGGTCCACTTTTCATATCATCCAAAG GATTGGGGTGGACTTCTTGGAAGAAACGCTGGTTCATCCTCACACGTAACTCTTTGGTCTTCTTCAAAAATGACCCT GGTTCACTACCACAAAAGGGTGGTGAAGTTAACATAACCCTTGGTGGCATCGACTTGAATAACTCTGGAAG TGTTGTGGTGAGAGAGGATAAAAAATTGTTGACCGTATTATTTCCTGATGGGCGTGATGGGAGAGCTTTCACTCTTAAG GCTGAGACATTTCACGATCTCCACGCCTGGAAAACTGCTCTTGAGCAGGCTCTTGCACACGCCCCCAATGCAGCACTCAGCATGGGTCATAATGGAATATTCCTTGCTGAAACTAACGAGGCTATCGAAG GGCGGGATAAGCGTCCATTAAAATCCTTGGTTGTTGGAAGACCAATCTTACTTGCTCTTGAAGATATTGATGGAAGCCCATCATTCCTCGAGAAAGCTCTTCAGTTCATTGAGAAATATG GAACTAAAATTGAAGGAATATTAAGACAGGCTGCTGACGTGGAAGAGGTGGAACGTAGAGTTCAAGAATATGAACAGG GCAAAACGGAGTTCGCTTTTGATGAAGATCCGCATGTTATTGGAGACTGCATTAAG CATGTGTTGAGGGAGTTGCCTTCTTCACCGGTGTCAGCATCTTGTTGTACTGCCCTGCTGGAAGCTTACC GAATCGAGTCTAAGGAGGCTCGCATTAGTTCATTGCGCTCTGCTCTAGCGGAAACATTTCCTGAACCTAACAGACGTTTACTACAACG GATTCTGAAAATGATGCATACTATCTCGTCTCATTCCCACGAAAATCGAATGAGCCCATCTGCTGTAGCTGCTTGCATGGCTCCTCTGCTCTTACGTCCTCTTCTGGCTGGTGAATGTGATCTAGATGACGAATTTGATAGCGGTGAAGACAATTCTGCTCAGCTTCTTGCTGCTGCTAATGCTGCCAATAATGCTCAAGCCATCATTACTGTTCTCCTGGAGGATTATGGAAGTATTTTTGAT GAAGAAAATATTCAAAGATGTTCCATGTCGACCGAGTCGCATATTGGTAATAGTGGACCTGATGATTCTAGTGATGATGACAACAACTCAAAAAATGAATATCATAATGCAGAGAATGAAGTAGAGCCAGTgacagatgatgatgataacgaGCGTGCGTTGAGTGGAAAAATGAGTGAGAGCAGCGGTGGCACAAGCAGCGATCTCTATGAATACAAG GGATTTGTTGCTGATGATTCTGATATTGAATCACCTAGAGAGACAACTGGTCCAATACGTAATTCAAACGTACGAACAGATCATGTTGTGAGAAATCTTTTCATCAACTCCACGGATCAACAAGCTGGAGAGCAGATAGGTGGTGATGATCCAACAAAGTATGGAGGAAACTCATGTCTAGTAGATGGCGGCGAGTCTTTTCAATCAGGGAAGGTTCTAAATGTACTCAATCATGGAAATACATTGGCTTCTCCTGGTCTTGAATCATCAAGTGAGAAGTCAGTGAATAAGGGCACACCTTCCTCTGTTCCTTCAAAGCGTGCAACATTCTGGGGTCGTGGCAGT GCCAGAAAGAGATCTACAGATGGATCGTTTGATTCTTCAGGAGAAGACGA GCTTGCTATACAGAGGCTTGAGACCACGAAAAATGAATTGCGACAACGAATAGCAAAAGAG GCCAGAGGTAATGCGATACTACAGGCTAGCTTGGAGAGAAGGAAGCAAGCACTTCATGAACGTCGTTTGTCGCttgaacaagat GTGTCAAGATTACAAGAGCAGTTGCAAGCCGAAAGAGATCTCCGAGCAGCACTGGAGGTTGGTTTGAGCATGTCCTCTGGACAATTCAGCTCACATGGTGTGGATTCGAAA ACAAGAGCTGAACTTGAGGAAATTGCTCTTGCTGAGGCTGATGTGGCAAGGCTGAAGCAGAAAGTGGCAGAACTTCACCATCAGCTTAGCCAGCAACGTCAGACTAACTTTGGCTCTTTCTCAGACGCGCGTGATAGTCATCAGTATCTCCAGAATCACAATCCTCAAAA AAGGTTTCTTCAACAAGATTTTGATTCCACTCTTGCCTTTGTAAATCATGAAAGGAAACAACGACACGAG GAGAATATACTGGGAGCGGAGTGGAGAAATAGTAAAGGAGGAGGATCATTTGGTGTTGGCAATAGCAGGCAACCGTCTCGTAAGCAAGTACAAGAACCAACTAACATGGTCGACTCTAAAAGCAGCAGTGGAGAGTCTGGAAAGATGTCTGTAGACAAGTTCTCAACTACAGATTCTCCATCTGTTCCGTCCACTTCAAGAGCATTAGAT ATAACAGAGTACCCAAGGCCTAATCATCCGTCAGCAGCTGCATCAGCAGCTCTGGTAGAGTTAACAACTCGTCTTGATTTCTTCAAGGAAAGACGCTCGCAGCTAATGGAGCAGCTCCATAGCTTGGATCTTAACTACGgcggctcttcttcttcttctcaagaTTTCATACACAGGCCATCTTCTCCACCTTGGAACTAA
- the LOC103845758 gene encoding rho GTPase-activating protein 7 isoform X2 translates to MEASLAALERPRGAASNTVYKSGPLFISSKGLGWTSWKKRWFILTRNSLVFFKNDPGSLPQKGGEVNITLGGIDLNNSGSVVVREDKKLLTVLFPDGRDGRAFTLKAETFHDLHAWKTALEQALAHAPNAALSMGHNGIFLAETNEAIEGRDKRPLKSLVVGRPILLALEDIDGSPSFLEKALQFIEKYGTKIEGILRQAADVEEVERRVQEYEQGKTEFAFDEDPHVIGDCIKHVLRELPSSPVSASCCTALLEAYRIESKEARISSLRSALAETFPEPNRRLLQRILKMMHTISSHSHENRMSPSAVAACMAPLLLRPLLAGECDLDDEFDSGEDNSAQLLAAANAANNAQAIITVLLEDYGSIFDEENIQRCSMSTESHIENEVEPVTDDDDNERALSGKMSESSGGTSSDLYEYKGFVADDSDIESPRETTGPIRNSNVRTDHVVRNLFINSTDQQAGEQIGGDDPTKYGGNSCLVDGGESFQSGKVLNVLNHGNTLASPGLESSSEKSVNKGTPSSVPSKRATFWGRGSARKRSTDGSFDSSGEDELAIQRLETTKNELRQRIAKEARGNAILQASLERRKQALHERRLSLEQDVSRLQEQLQAERDLRAALEVGLSMSSGQFSSHGVDSKTRAELEEIALAEADVARLKQKVAELHHQLSQQRQTNFGSFSDARDSHQYLQNHNPQKRFLQQDFDSTLAFVNHERKQRHEENILGAEWRNSKGGGSFGVGNSRQPSRKQVQEPTNMVDSKSSSGESGKMSVDKFSTTDSPSVPSTSRALDITEYPRPNHPSAAASAALVELTTRLDFFKERRSQLMEQLHSLDLNYGGSSSSSQDFIHRPSSPPWN, encoded by the exons ATGGAGGCTTCTTTAGCTGCTTTGGAGCGGCCACGAGGTGCTGCTTCCAATACG GTTTATAAGAGTGGTCCACTTTTCATATCATCCAAAG GATTGGGGTGGACTTCTTGGAAGAAACGCTGGTTCATCCTCACACGTAACTCTTTGGTCTTCTTCAAAAATGACCCT GGTTCACTACCACAAAAGGGTGGTGAAGTTAACATAACCCTTGGTGGCATCGACTTGAATAACTCTGGAAG TGTTGTGGTGAGAGAGGATAAAAAATTGTTGACCGTATTATTTCCTGATGGGCGTGATGGGAGAGCTTTCACTCTTAAG GCTGAGACATTTCACGATCTCCACGCCTGGAAAACTGCTCTTGAGCAGGCTCTTGCACACGCCCCCAATGCAGCACTCAGCATGGGTCATAATGGAATATTCCTTGCTGAAACTAACGAGGCTATCGAAG GGCGGGATAAGCGTCCATTAAAATCCTTGGTTGTTGGAAGACCAATCTTACTTGCTCTTGAAGATATTGATGGAAGCCCATCATTCCTCGAGAAAGCTCTTCAGTTCATTGAGAAATATG GAACTAAAATTGAAGGAATATTAAGACAGGCTGCTGACGTGGAAGAGGTGGAACGTAGAGTTCAAGAATATGAACAGG GCAAAACGGAGTTCGCTTTTGATGAAGATCCGCATGTTATTGGAGACTGCATTAAG CATGTGTTGAGGGAGTTGCCTTCTTCACCGGTGTCAGCATCTTGTTGTACTGCCCTGCTGGAAGCTTACC GAATCGAGTCTAAGGAGGCTCGCATTAGTTCATTGCGCTCTGCTCTAGCGGAAACATTTCCTGAACCTAACAGACGTTTACTACAACG GATTCTGAAAATGATGCATACTATCTCGTCTCATTCCCACGAAAATCGAATGAGCCCATCTGCTGTAGCTGCTTGCATGGCTCCTCTGCTCTTACGTCCTCTTCTGGCTGGTGAATGTGATCTAGATGACGAATTTGATAGCGGTGAAGACAATTCTGCTCAGCTTCTTGCTGCTGCTAATGCTGCCAATAATGCTCAAGCCATCATTACTGTTCTCCTGGAGGATTATGGAAGTATTTTTGAT GAAGAAAATATTCAAAGATGTTCCATGTCGACCGAGTCGCATATTG AGAATGAAGTAGAGCCAGTgacagatgatgatgataacgaGCGTGCGTTGAGTGGAAAAATGAGTGAGAGCAGCGGTGGCACAAGCAGCGATCTCTATGAATACAAG GGATTTGTTGCTGATGATTCTGATATTGAATCACCTAGAGAGACAACTGGTCCAATACGTAATTCAAACGTACGAACAGATCATGTTGTGAGAAATCTTTTCATCAACTCCACGGATCAACAAGCTGGAGAGCAGATAGGTGGTGATGATCCAACAAAGTATGGAGGAAACTCATGTCTAGTAGATGGCGGCGAGTCTTTTCAATCAGGGAAGGTTCTAAATGTACTCAATCATGGAAATACATTGGCTTCTCCTGGTCTTGAATCATCAAGTGAGAAGTCAGTGAATAAGGGCACACCTTCCTCTGTTCCTTCAAAGCGTGCAACATTCTGGGGTCGTGGCAGT GCCAGAAAGAGATCTACAGATGGATCGTTTGATTCTTCAGGAGAAGACGA GCTTGCTATACAGAGGCTTGAGACCACGAAAAATGAATTGCGACAACGAATAGCAAAAGAG GCCAGAGGTAATGCGATACTACAGGCTAGCTTGGAGAGAAGGAAGCAAGCACTTCATGAACGTCGTTTGTCGCttgaacaagat GTGTCAAGATTACAAGAGCAGTTGCAAGCCGAAAGAGATCTCCGAGCAGCACTGGAGGTTGGTTTGAGCATGTCCTCTGGACAATTCAGCTCACATGGTGTGGATTCGAAA ACAAGAGCTGAACTTGAGGAAATTGCTCTTGCTGAGGCTGATGTGGCAAGGCTGAAGCAGAAAGTGGCAGAACTTCACCATCAGCTTAGCCAGCAACGTCAGACTAACTTTGGCTCTTTCTCAGACGCGCGTGATAGTCATCAGTATCTCCAGAATCACAATCCTCAAAA AAGGTTTCTTCAACAAGATTTTGATTCCACTCTTGCCTTTGTAAATCATGAAAGGAAACAACGACACGAG GAGAATATACTGGGAGCGGAGTGGAGAAATAGTAAAGGAGGAGGATCATTTGGTGTTGGCAATAGCAGGCAACCGTCTCGTAAGCAAGTACAAGAACCAACTAACATGGTCGACTCTAAAAGCAGCAGTGGAGAGTCTGGAAAGATGTCTGTAGACAAGTTCTCAACTACAGATTCTCCATCTGTTCCGTCCACTTCAAGAGCATTAGAT ATAACAGAGTACCCAAGGCCTAATCATCCGTCAGCAGCTGCATCAGCAGCTCTGGTAGAGTTAACAACTCGTCTTGATTTCTTCAAGGAAAGACGCTCGCAGCTAATGGAGCAGCTCCATAGCTTGGATCTTAACTACGgcggctcttcttcttcttctcaagaTTTCATACACAGGCCATCTTCTCCACCTTGGAACTAA